Proteins from a genomic interval of Quercus robur chromosome 9, dhQueRobu3.1, whole genome shotgun sequence:
- the LOC126700303 gene encoding protein SHORTAGE IN CHIASMATA 1 yields the protein MRTRFLNIDYFSPIQALEPQTFLHLPVPHLPPPPSLSSFNDLFTSFASPLYVSSALHDLPLDSALSDFLSAVLPHRIDHADIEHSDAAAPTPCFRETRLSQQEAEVLYKEKEVESQGTCGTETLEIGLPNKDNRDASRYEVIQFETPELNVFLEDACSFEKYEIQNLSEVPDNENNQEMLRQALTMQCPYEVQELIYSVENVASEYYMEQNIYVLEDDSSVQDQMCFGRSIFPSLEVDETSLGTLTCSSIKEELLLHLENTERQCWLHKDDLVIDSEELLGSRGCDISQFLSDNFLSQQCLESELASVDMFPEMDFISMVETLQIEGNSSVSPVIFEEFQFLDMDSSQFFVVFFKTQTTDEPETCDCMFRGDMNFKNFNELIVSHELALVDNIFKSLPVPLFSDHEKIRSLSSIVEEILADLKPQPPSASDRIYLDWHLLDEDKCNSRIYSSYQSMLEEVDSHSFDFDLEAFDNGKLVFDFVFSDNALNGPNTEENKESRKFLSDGISVPNSDIVGGTSNKLLDDQYPEPENGEHLAEKSAERTLLFKSMSQFNDLDFFLNPRKANSGDVDSTIKTVATNAMIPNVPSSYSKAACLSTGVQLQSWEIVLYQVKLSDTIMLIMDNFEKSYLAVLQNERELIKTDLPLVAADNHKLLSLPKQKLMDCIKKINAQRTTSYGDENIMELVTLCAIKQMAWFMCFYGILPVHLYVDKLCQSLECLKSRLGILQSLIEDAHKKTDREICSLHPSLTVIQEILRSNTTKNNLKVLIVAEKIFWWSLKSLLMSLGLSFSEFQNYYPHAKEPDLCKTDFKFNRTDTLLVPDCLLASHEHISASFPFNKFNIILEYGGSYGISRISSFSPNLVGLPPIHFLKVELDKSSTCEALCEGVDMPCYSETTMQEDGNMNIKKLEKLLNFLPIENTFDMGSSGAADEAEACCMPLPLPTMPFAMKSENISQSMVSSPETIIIVNTQNFDKQMIVSRRSTYQKILAMEKEGAQVVERDSDLPVDVIMSSAICLAWYDCRNIGKKATALDEASSSMPMCVENIATNVLTLLSFAFSGCILVFEGDVDFLSTVMESSDGFYAAAASLGIDLQIFCSYSSELTDDIILSCISYVIKLTRGLYPKMPESETLAESFLTKFPSINPLTAHAILSSGGILVEFLEGSHERRSHAIEKYLVSDESVTLFSALCKYGERDDSKSIMTDCSSSVSSGPDSERCRFNVDSGRKRRKYSGSPHKIDIDMDDLLCFEPLNQITDDNLDPSTVSKSLNQWMLKDYELFDEFRTPSLTSNGLFGQKQGLDMGMMIKPSSVTKPYDSQFSKSPPISNEIKKPYFSLRDKKFGQNQGSDLAMMNSLDWLSAKKPENLQDLIGEVIDLTDSPVSGKDLSSFDNSPNFSFWVPEMDGDSSRKSKIARRLSFDEGGHPTCSMAVEMNSNSDIWNFKKDQRQTVPGVNDYPDTDFNGIFPVKHRGMPDEGLTQRSAGNSKELSFQEKEMSSYGGTPLSNALRSAHPQQNSPWTIEFLNRIREKSRMRHQSLPYDAVAPCLEYSGNVSKVSKRRSPSILEFFKYQGGSTPKKAPEQKRQKRSIMPSSSSKNEKISSSVLPTSTPADKRARQTLSFAMNGSGGQTKLVWSDGARSLNKRFQNQI from the exons ATGCGAACTCGGTTCCTGAACATCGACTACTTCTCTCCGATCCAAGCCCTAGAGCCCCAAACCTTCCTCCACCTCCCAGTCCCTCACCTTCCTCCTCCTCCATCTCTCTCCTCCTTCAACGACCTCTTCACCTCCTTCGCTTCGCCTCTCTACGTTTCGTCCGCTCTCCACGACCTCCCTCTCGATTCCGCTCTCTCTGATTTCCTCTCCGCCGTTCTCCCTCACCGCATCGACCACGCCGATATCGAACACTCCGATGCCGCCGCTCCAACGCCTTGCTTCCGCGAGACTCGGCTTTCGCAG CAAGAAGCTGAGGTTCTCTATAAGGAGAAGGAAGTGGAGAGTCAAGGAACTTGTGGAACTGAAACTCTGGAGATTGGACTGCCAAAT AAGGATAACAGAGATGCAAGCAGATATGAAGTAATCCAGTTTGAAACACCAGAACTGAACGTGTTCTTG GAAGATGCCTGCTCTTTTGAGAAATATGAAATACAAAATCTGTCTGAAGTTCCAGACAATGAAAATAATCAG GAAATGCTTAGGCAAGCACTTACGATGCAATGTCCTTATGAGGTTCAAGAATTGATTTATTCAGTTGAAAATGTTGCTTCGGAGTACTACATGGAGCAAAACATTTATGTCTTGGAAGATGACAGTTCTGTTCAGGATCAAATGTGCTTTGGCCGAAGCATATTTCCTTCTCTAGAAGTTGATGAAACAAGTCTGGGAACTTTGACATGCTCGTCTATAAAGGAAGAACTTCTTTTACATCTTGAAAACACTGAGCGCCAATGTTGGCTTCATAAGGATGACTTGGTCATTGACAGCGAGGAACTTTTGGGCTCAAGGGGATGTGATATCTCACAGTTTCTTTCAGATAATTTTCTATCACAGCAATGCCTGGAATCTGAACTGGCATCTGTGGACATGTTCCCAGAAATGGACTTCATAAGCATGGTGGAAACTTTACAGATTGAAGGAAACTCCTCTGTGAGCCCTGTTATTTTTGAGGAATTCCAGTTCCTTGATATGGATTCATCTCAATTTTTTGTTGTCTTCTTTAAGACACAGACCACAGATGAACCAGAAACATGTGACTGCATGTTTAGGGGAGACATGAACTTTAAGAATTTTAATGAATTGATTGTTAGTCATGAACTAGCCTTGGTAGATAACATATTCAAATCATTGCCTGTTCCTCTTTTCTCTGATCATGAAAAGATAAGGTCACTATCCTCCATTGTTGAAGAAATACTAGCTGACTTAAAGCCACAGCCCCCATCTGCATCTGATAGGATATACTTGGATTGGCATCTTTTGGATGAAGATAAATGCAACTCTAGAATCTATTCTTCCTATCAGAGTATGTTGGAGGAGGTAGATTCACATAGCTTTGATTTTGATCTGGAAGCTTTTGATAATGGCAAGTTGGTATTTGACTTTGTTTTCTCAGATAATGCTTTGAATGGGCCAAACACAGAAGAAAACAAGGAATCACGGAAGTTTCTTTCTGATGGCATTTCTGTGCCTAATAGTGATATTGTGGGAGGGACTTCAAACAAATTGTTGGATGATCAATATCCAGAACCAGAAAATGGAGAACATTTAGCTGAAAAAAGTGCTGAGAGGACTTTGTTGTTCAAGTCTATGTCACAATTCAatgatcttgattttttctTGAATCCTCGGAAAGCTAATTCTGGGGATGTTGACTCTACTATTAAAACTGTTGCCACTAATGCTATGATTCCCAATGTTCCATCCAGTTATTCAAAGGCAGCATGTTTGTCCACTGGAGTACAATTGCAGAGTTGGGAAATTGTGTTGTATCAAGTTAAGCTTTCTGATACTATTATGCTCATCATGGACAACTTTGAAAAGAGCTATCTAGCTGTCCTgcaaaatgaaagagagctgATAAAGACAGATCTCCCACTTGTAGCAGCAGATAACCATAAATTGCTCAGccttccaaaacaaaaattgatggactgcattaagaaaataaatgcacaaagaACCACTTCTTACGGAGATGAAAACATTATGGAACTTGTTACCTTATGTGCAATTAAACAAATGGCTTGGTTCATGTGTTTTTATGGAATCCTTCCAGTGCATCTTTATGTAGACAAGTTATGTCAAAGCTTGGAATGCTTAAAATCAAGACTCGGCATCCTACAGTCCTTGATTGAAGATGCACACAAGAAGACTGACAGAGAAATATGTAGCTTACATCCCTCACTGACTGTTATTCAGGAGATTTTGCGTTCAAACACTACCAAGAATAACTTAAAGGTATTGATTGTGGCTGAAAAAATATTCTGGTGGTCGTTGAAGAGTTTGTTGATGTCGTTGGGATTATCATTTAGTGAGTTCCAAAATTACTATCCACATGCAAAGGAACCAGATCTGTGTAAAACAGACTTCAAGTTTAATAGAACAGATACCCTGCTGGTTCCAGATTGCCTATTGGCATCCCATGA GCATATTTCTGCATCATTTCCCTTCAACAAATTCAACATAATCTTGGAATATGGAGGTTCGTATGGCATATCTAGAATATCGTCTTTTTCCCCAAATCTGGTTGGATTGCCTCCTATTCACTTCTTGAAAGTGGAACTGGATAAATCTAGCACTTGCGAAGCACTGTGTGAAGGTGTTGATATGCCCTGTTATAGTGAAACGACAATG CAAGAGGATGGGAATATGAATATCAAGAAGTTGGAGAAACTGCTAAACTTTTTACCCATTGAGAATACATTTGACATGGGATCTTCAGGAGCTGCAGATGAAGCAGAAGCTTGCTGTATGCCTCTGCCACTTCCCACCATGCCATTTGCAATGAAATCTGAGAATATTTCACAAAGCATGGTGTCTTCCCCTGAAACAATCATCATTGTGAAcactcaaaattttgataagCAAATGATAGTATCCAGAAGAAGTACCTACCAAAAAATTCTTGCCATGGAGAAAGAAGGAGCACAGGTTGTGGAACGAGATTCAGATTTGCCTGTGGATGTTATAATGAGTTCTGCTATTTGCTTAGCATGGTACGATTGCAGAAACATTGGAAAGAAAGCAACTGCTTTAGATGAAGCTTCTTCATCCATGCCTATGTGTGTTGAGAATATTGCAACAAATGTTTTAACATTGCTGAGTTTTGCATTCAGTGGCTGCATTCTG GTCTTTGAGGGAGATGTGGACTTCCTTTCCACTGTAATGGAATCCTCAGATGGATTCTATGCTGCAGCAGCAAGCCTGGGAATTGATTTGCAGATCTTTTGCTCCTATTCATCTGAGTTGACGGATGATATTATATTGAGCTGCATCAGTTATGTGATTAAGTTGACTAGAGGCCTATACCCTAAAATGCCTGAGTCAGAAACTCTTGCAGAATCATTTCTTACCAAATTTCCTTCCATTAATCCTTTGACAGCTCATGCAATACTGTCTTCAGGAGGCATTCTCGTTGAATTTCTTGAAGGGTCACATGAACGCAGGAGCCATGCAATCGAAAAATACCTTGTTTCTGATGAGAGTGTCACCCTGTTTAGTGCTTTGTGCAAATATGGTGAGCGGGATGATTCTAAATCTATAATGACGGACTGCTCTTCCTCAGTATCTTCTGGTCCTGACTCAGAGAGGTGTCGTTTTAATGTGGATTCGGGAAGAAAAAGACGAAAATACAGTGGCAGCCCTCACAAAATTGACATAGATATGGATGACTTACTGTGTTTTGAGCCATTAAACCAAATCACTGATGACAACTTGGATCCTTCTACGGTATCCAAGTCATTAAATCAGTGGATGTTGAAAGATTATGAGCTATTTGATGAGTTCAGAACACCAAGTTTAACTTCAAATGGTTTATTTGGTCAAAAACAGGGATTGGATATGGGTATGATGATAAAGCCCTCCAGTGTTACCAAGCCATATGATTCTCAATTCTCTAAAAGTCCTCCCATATCAAATGAGATAAAAAAGCCTTATTTCTCTTTGAGGGACAAAAAGTTTGGTCAAAATCAGGGATCAGATTTGGCTATGATGAACAGTTTGGATTGGCTTAGTGCCAAGAAACCTGAGAATCTGCAGGACCTTATAGGTGAAGTTATTGACCTAACTGATAGTCCTGTATCAGGTAAGGACTTGTCTTCTTTTGATAATTCCCCGAATTTCTCATTTTGGGTGCCTGAGATGGATGGTGACTCCTCAAGAAAGTCTAAAATTGCAAGAAGATTGTCATTTGATGAAGGCGGTCACCCTACTTGCTCGATGGCTGTGGAGATGAATTCAAATTCAGATATCTGGAATTTTAAGAAAGATCAGAGGCAAACTGTGCCAGGAGTCAATGATTACCCAGATACAGATTTCAATGGTATTTTTCCTGTAAAACACCGTGGAATGCCTGACGAAGGCTTAACACAGAGATCTGCTGGAAATTCAAAGGAATTATCATTCCAAGAGAAGGAGATGTCATCTTATGGTGGAACACCACTCTCAAATGCTCTCCGTTCAGCCCATCCGCAACAAAACTCACCTTGGACGATAGAGTTTCTTAACAGAATCAGGGAAAAGAGCAGAATGCGTCACCAGTCCCTTCCATATGATGCAGTTGCTCCTTGTTTGGAGTATTCAGGGAATGTATCAAAAGTTTCCAAGAGAAGAAGTCCCTCTATTCTTGAATTTTTCAAGTACCAAGGAGGCAGCACTCCTAAAAAGGCACCAGAACAAAAGAGGCAGAAGCGATCTATAATGCCATCAAGCTCATCTAAAAATGAGAAGATTTCATCCTCTGTTCTTCCCACATCGACACCTGCTGATAAGAGAGCAAGACAG ACTCTATCTTTTGCAATGAATGGAAGTGGAGGCCAAACTAAGCTGGTTTGGAGTGATGGAGCTCGCAGTCTGAACAAAaggtttcaaaatcaaatataa
- the LOC126700150 gene encoding low-temperature-induced 65 kDa protein-like, giving the protein MDSQVLSHPHGHGTYEHDPHNVALPPLAEGEDEHHHEKKSVLRKVKAKAKKIKETLTGHGHNHDHDHDHDYDYHRDERHIPDDHDLYEEDDEDEELFEDPEVHHGAITFESAPVRSAIPSQVENIGHSGINLERSTAMREDPIAPKERCVTKVTETIMVPAVPGHEENTGQSRVNFGKTSVMGEEPLAPLNTPVAPGVNGTKVSADPTKTFVLGQEGRMGQRRVNLERPMGLVEDPHSPKDRLKGYTPSNYQTKATDPTGIGAEEAAGITPLLQSFDKMKVYDEPKPESAGTHHNLTTATHNQFTNLPTGSHDQFSPEPVPPESQSIRNTPQLPESFDPNKLEDYICEKPSNQSSYTEKISSANSAIAEKAVSAKNVVASKLGYSEKDNNMSSEVHESGDYTKSSSESASPVEYGKKIAATVTEKEKLTPLYEKVAEAGSNVVSKVHGDGTDSTTGNVVESESTTVVEGQDKGVSVKDYFMEKLRPGDEDRALSGVISDALHKRNEEPEKAEKRPIMGKVSESEEVARRLETKRDENCWESMQESFVDNQAQGSVVDRLRGAVGTWFGLSGDPQSQAPQQSHGGGERISNSASGNVGYNSHAAEGRRLQESSN; this is encoded by the exons ATGGATTCACAAGTACTATCACACCCTCATGGCCATGGTACTTACGAGCATGACCCCCACAATGTTGCCCTGCCTCCTC TGGCGGAAGGTGAAGATGAGCATCACCATGAGAAGAAGTCAGTGTTGAGGAAGGTGAAGGCAAAGGCCAAGAAGATCAAGGAAACGCTCACTGGTCATGGTCACAACCATGACCATGACCACGATCATGATTATGATTATCATCGTGATGAGCGTCATATTCCTGATGATCATGATCTTTAtgaggaagatgatgaggaTGAAGAATTGTTTGAAGATCCAGAAGTTCATCATGGTGCAATAA CATTTGAGTCTGCTCCTGTTAGGAGCGCTATTCCTAGCCAAGTTGAGAATATAGGGCACTCTGGGATCAACCTTGAGAGATCAACAGCCATGAGAGAGGACCCTATAGCCCCAAAAGAGAGATGCGTGACCAAAGTCACTGAGACAATTATGGTCCCTGCTGTGCCTGGGCATGAGGAAAATACAGGGCAATCTAGGGTCAACTTTGGAAAGACATCAGTCATGGGAGAAGAACCACTCGCACCACTGAATACACCCGTTGCTCCTGGAGTTAATGGGACCAAAGTCAGTGCTGACCCAACCAAAACCTTTGTTCTTGGCCAAGAAGGAAGGATGGGACAGCGTAGGGTCAATTTGGAAAGACCAATGGGCTTGGTTGAGGACCCTCATTCGCCTAAGGACAGACTTAAAGGTTATACTCCTTCAAATTATCAGACTAAAGCCACTGATCCTACGGGCATAG GTGCTGAGGAAGCTGCAGGAATCACCCCATTACTTCAGTCATTTGACAAAATGAAAGTCTATGATGAACCGAAGCCAGAATCTGCTGGAACACACCATAACTTAACCACTGCAACTCATAATCAGTTCACCAATTTGCCTACTGGAAGCCATGACCAGTTCTCTCCTGAACCAGTTCCCCCAGAATCCCAATCCATCAGAAACACTCCTCAACTCCCAGAAAGCTTTGACCCCAACAAACTAGAGGACTACATATGCGAGAAACCCTCAAACCAGAGTAGTTACACTGAGAAAATCTCTTCTGCTAACTCTGCCATTGCGGAAAAAGCAGTCTCAGCAAAGAATGTTGTTGCTTCTAAGCTTGGATACAGCGAGAAAGACAACAATATGAGTAGTGAAGTTCATGAGAGTGGAGATTATACTAAGTCATCTTCAGAATCAGCTTCACCAGTGGAATATGGAAAGAAAATTGCTGCAACAGTTACTGAGAAAGAGAAACTGACCCCATTGTATGAGAAGGTGGCTGAAGCAGGTAGTAATGTAGTGTCAAAAGTGCATGGTGATGGCACTGACAGTACTACTGGGAATGTCGTTGAATCAGAGAGTACCACTGTGGTTGAAGGGCAGGACAAAGGAGTGTCAGTGAAGGACTATTTTATGGAGAAGTTGAGGCCTGGTGATGAGGATAGGGCGCTTTCTGGAGTGATTTCAGATGCTTTGCATAAGCGGAATGAAGAGCCAGAGAAGGCGGAGAAGCGGCCTATTATGGGGAAGGTGTCAGAGTCAGAGGAGGTGGCACGGCGGTTGGAGACAAAGAGGGATGAGAATTGTTGGGAAAGTATGCAAGAGAGTTTTGTGGATAACCAGGCACAAGGAAGTGTGGTGGACAGGCTCAGAGGTGCTGTCGGTACATGGTTTGGCTTAAGTGGAGATCCTCAATCTCAAGCTCCTCAACAGTCGCATG GTGGTGGTGAGCGTATTTCCAATTCTGCTAGTGGAAATGTAGGATACAATAGCCATGCGGCAGAGGGAAGAAGACTTCAAGAGTCGAGCAACTGA
- the LOC126700304 gene encoding uncharacterized protein LOC126700304 — MFKSWSRKKKVKVVFKLEFQATQVPKLKKSTLMISLVPEDVGKPTVRLEKAAILDGTCTWENPIYETVKLIRESKTGKLNEKIYHFIVSTGSSKSGYLGEASIDFADFEAETKPLTVSLPLKFANSGAVLHVTIQKMEEDTDQKDGEEYGAQLLIHDESMNSQPSNCSADDNFYNFAEDMNLKEATSQIAEQNGIFRAPTGSNATLASCWDINSIKSTQEDLGFRSSSIHQEPTSFHTHNRQNSMPKGTFDAITTKKNAHRRSNTDWSVDSASDASLVDSINSLEDNLPREKLQEASEDSLEKLKNEIATLKRQADLSEMEIQSLRKQNVKEKKQGENLSRQIISLKEEKNALKIECAQLKSQQKCIDDAEATNKLQSEIKNTRVQLEATRQELNYEKKISNDLQLQLQKTQDLNSELIHAVRDLEEMLEIKNRELATEHNDAKEVDMLEQNISDLNGEIEFYRKHKEELDMHTKQLTSDYEFLKQENHDISLKLEESQIQQQMTQNKCSASLATIKELESHVERLEEKIKMQAEEFSESLISINELEAQVKGLEKELEKQALGFEEDLNAMAIAKTKQEQRAIRSEEALRKTRWNNAATVERVQEEFRSLSVEMASKLDENEKQAMEALTEANELRLQKRTLEEMLQKANEELGLIKDQNEVKQQELLNQIRLNEKQIEKMSLELHQKSKQLEYVQNHETEHHEAFSMEMQLLKAEVERLTKEKYEFSKQAETGQVKTSVGEKEMLMHMWNKERDALEKKLASAEKEAEKIHEEFIKIKSLKDEKETINKELLSEVEKLRACHDELKHGFSREELEKENLRKQIFQLEHQLKKKEEEITSIEKKLMNCNGQSKESKKVKEYLMLSKMGTTDGTLIQKGVGEAPCERRVETHSKKDLEVSTKNECNNTNLLSEVTLLKERNTCMEKELKEMEERYSEISLKFAEVEGERQQLVMTVRNLKNGKKN; from the exons ATGTTCAAGTCATGGAGCAGGAAGAAGAAGGTCAAAGTTGTATTCAAATTGGAGTTTCAGGCCACTCAG GTGCCAAAACTGAAAAAATCAACATTGATGATATCTTTGGTGCCAGAGGATGTTGGAAAGCCAACAGTGAGACTAGAGAAAGCTGCAATTCTGGATGGAACCTGCACATGGGAGAATCCTATCTATGAGACAGTGAAACTCATTAGGGAATCAAAAACAGGAAAACTCAATGAGAAAATTTACCACTTCATTGTTTCAACT GGATCATCAAAATCTGGTTATCTTGGAGAAGCTTCAATTGATTTTGCAGATTTTGAGGCAGAGACTAAACCATTAACTGTTTCTCTGCCCCTTAAGTTTGCAAACTCTGGCGCAGTTCTGCAT gTGACAATTCAGAAGATGGAGGAAGATACTGATCAAAA AGATGGTGAAGAGTATGGAGCTCAATTACTTATACATGATGAAAGCATGAATAGTCAACCAAGCAATTGCAGTGCAGATGATAACTTTTACAATTTTGCTGAA GATATGAATCTGAAAGAAGCCACATCTCAGATTGCTGAACAAAATGGCATCTTTAGAGCACCTACAGGCTCTAATGCTACATTAGCATCATGTTGGGATATCAACTCTATAAAAAGTACACAAGAAGATCTTGGATTCAGAAGTAGTAGCATCCATCAGGAACCCACCAGCTTCCACACACATAACAGACAAAACTCCATGCCTAAGGGAACATTTGATGCCATCACCACAAAAAAGAATGCGCATCGGAGATCAAACACAGATTGGTCAGTGGATTCAGCTTCAGATGCAAGTTTAGTTGACTCAATAAACAGCCTGGAGGACAATCTTCCAAGAGAAAAGTTACAAGAGGCATCAGAAGATTCCcttgaaaaactcaaaaatgaaATTGCTACTCTAAAGAGACAAGCAGATTTATCGGAAATGGAAATACAGTCCCTTCGGAAACAAAATGTGAAGGAGAAGAAACAGGGAGAAAATCTATCAAGACAAATTATTAGCCTTAAAGAGGAGAAAAATGCACTCAAAATAGAATGTGCACAACTCAAGTCGCAGCAGAAATGCATTGATGATGCAGAAGCTACAAACAAATTGCAGTCTGAGATTAAGAATACAAGGGTTCAGTTAGAAGCAACAAGGCAAGAGCTtaattatgaaaagaaaataagtaatGATCTTCAGTTACAGCTGCAGAAAACACAAGACTTGAACTCAGAGTTAATTCATGCAGTGAGAGACCTTGAAGAAATGCTGGAGATAAAAAATAGGGAACTGGCTACAGAGCACAATGATGCCAAGGAAGTAGACATGTTGGAGCAGAACATCAGCGACCTGAATGGTGAAATAGAATTTTACAGGAAACACAAGGAAGAGCTAGATATGCATACAAAACAGCTCACATCGGACTATGAGTTTTTAAAGCAGGAAAACCATGATATCTCATTAAAGTTAGAGGAAAGCCAAATACAACAACAGATGACACAAAACAAATGCTCAGCTTCTTTGGCTACAATAAAAGAACTTGAATCCCATGTAGAGAgattagaagaaaaaatcaaGATGCAGGCAGAAGAATTCTCAGAATCTTTGATCTCCATCAATGAACTTGAAGCTCAAGTTAAGGGATTAGAGAAAGAACTGGAAAAGCAGGCACTGGGATTTGAAGAAGATTTAAATGCCATGGCAATTGCCAAGACTAAGCAGGAACAGAGAGCCATCCGGTCAGAGGAGGCCTTGAGGAAGACAAGGTGGAATAATGCTGCTACAGTTGAGCGTGTCCAGGAGGAGTTTAGAAGTCTTTCTGTGGAAATGGCATCTAAACTTGATGAGAATGAGAAGCAGGCCATGGAAGCACTGACAGAAGCTAATGAATTGCGCCTGCAGAAAAGAACTCTGGAAGAAATGCTCCAGAAAGCCAACGAAGAGCTTGGATTGATTAAAGATCAGAATGAAGTAAAACAGCAAGAGCTTTTGAACCAAATACGTTTAAATGAAAAGCAAATAGAGAAGATGTCATTGGAGCTACACCAAAAGTCCAAGCAACTTGAATATGTACAAAATCATGAGACAGAACATCATGAGGCTTTCTCGATGGAGATGCAACTGCTTAAAGCAGAGGTAGAAAGGCTCACAAAAGAGAAGTATGAGTTCTCTAAGCAGGCAGAAACCGGACAAGTTAAGACATCAGTTGGTGAAAAAGAGATGCTCATGCATATGTGGAACAAAGAAAGGGATGCTCTGGAGAAAAAATTAGCTTCAGCAGAGAAGGAAGCAGAAAAAATACATgaagaatttattaaaattaagtcCTTAAAAGATGAGAAGGAAACAATAAATAAAGAGCTTCTGTCAGAAGTGGAAAAACTTAGAGCCTGCCATGATGAGTTAAAACATGGATTTTCTAGGGAAGAATTGGAGAAAGAAAATTTAAGGAAACAGATATTTCAACTAGAGCATCAactaaagaagaaggaagaagaaatcACCAGTATTGAGAAAAAGCTCATGAATTGCAATGGACAGTCTAAAGAAAGCAAAAAGGTCAAGGAGTATCTAATGCTTTCTAAAATGGGCACTACAGATGGCACGTTAATCCAGAAAGGAGTTGGCGAAGCACCATGTGAAAG gAGAGTAGAAACTCACTCAAAGAAAGATCTTGAAGTTTCTACCAAGAATGAGTGTAACAATACCAACTTGTTATCTGAAGTGACATTACTAAAGGAAAGGAACACATGTATGGAAAAAGAACTGAAAGAAATGGAAGAGAGATATTCGGAGATAAGTCTCAAATTCGCAGAGGTAGAAGGTGAAAGGCAACAACTAGTAATGACTGTACGGAACCTCAAGAATGGTAAGAAGAATTAG